A DNA window from Acetobacter aceti NBRC 14818 contains the following coding sequences:
- a CDS encoding MIP/aquaporin family protein: MTARKKLIGELIAECVAVFIIILFGDSVAAMYTLYDPSPYKTAYWGVCIVWGLGVTIAIYATGAVSGTHANPAVTVALAIYRGFSWAKVAPYCAAQILGGFLGAGVVYTMFSPVIEHFAISHGLDRLHDGAAAGVFFTHPGEFVTPLHSFVVETILTAMLVFGIFAITYEHNTMAPEANSGALIIGLLVAAIGASAGYLDAWAINPARDFGPRLFCYFAGWGPQALPSPGNYWWVPILGPISGGVIGAGFYRTLIQPFMPRPAVAASSIETSV; this comes from the coding sequence ATGACAGCCCGGAAAAAACTGATCGGCGAACTGATCGCCGAATGTGTTGCGGTTTTCATAATCATCCTGTTCGGTGATTCTGTGGCCGCGATGTACACCCTGTACGACCCCAGCCCGTACAAGACGGCATACTGGGGCGTCTGTATTGTGTGGGGCCTCGGCGTCACGATCGCTATTTATGCGACGGGCGCTGTTTCCGGCACACACGCCAATCCGGCGGTGACGGTGGCGCTTGCCATATATCGCGGGTTTTCATGGGCAAAGGTCGCGCCGTATTGCGCCGCTCAGATTCTGGGCGGCTTTCTGGGCGCAGGTGTGGTCTACACGATGTTCTCACCTGTCATCGAGCATTTTGCCATTTCGCATGGTCTCGATCGTCTTCATGACGGTGCGGCGGCGGGCGTGTTTTTCACGCATCCGGGTGAATTCGTCACACCACTTCACTCCTTCGTGGTTGAAACCATTCTGACAGCCATGCTGGTTTTCGGAATTTTCGCAATTACCTACGAACACAACACCATGGCGCCGGAGGCGAATTCCGGTGCGCTGATTATCGGTCTTCTCGTGGCCGCCATCGGCGCTTCCGCCGGATATCTTGATGCGTGGGCCATCAATCCGGCGCGTGATTTTGGCCCACGCCTGTTCTGTTATTTCGCAGGCTGGGGACCGCAGGCGTTGCCATCTCCGGGAAATTACTGGTGGGTGCCCATTTTAGGCCCGATTTCTGGTGGCGTAATCGGAGCCGGATTTTACCGGACGCTTATCCAGCCTTTCATGCCGAGGCCTGCTGTGGCGGCGTCCTCGATCGAAACTTCTGTCTGA